In Capsicum annuum cultivar UCD-10X-F1 chromosome 11, UCD10Xv1.1, whole genome shotgun sequence, one genomic interval encodes:
- the LOC107847122 gene encoding WAT1-related protein At1g09380-like produces MATSSCLPTFLMIGIQLGYAGMNLLSKAAMNNGMSPYVHVAYRQTTAALVMCPIAYLTERKTRPNMTLAILFKIFLCSILGGSINQITYVVGLKHCNTTVASALTNLTPAFTFILAVLTRHEIVSFRRRAGIAKILGTLLSIGGAMMLSVYHGPIVPIGQPKIHWTFLEDITANKSSTGQHNYLGPLLVVTSALSWSIWSIVQTKVNLEYAATYSSTALMCLMSSCICLVIGFIIDHDKSDWSLTSSGIRAISSVYSGVFCSALSYFVMSWCIERKGAFFVSIFNPLPIIIVAICSWLLLGEKIFTGTVVGSSLIILGLFTVLWGNWFESKQEKVWPGEHLESRKEDLTKASPV; encoded by the coding sequence atGGCTACATCTTCATGTCTACCTACATTTTTGATGATAGGCATCCAACTTGGATATGCAGGTATGAACCTTCTGTCCAAAGCAGCAATGAACAATGGTATGAGCCCTTATGTTCATGTGGCGTACCGACAAACAACTGCTGCACTTGTTATGTGTCCAATTGCTTATCtcacagaaagaaaaacaagaccAAACATGACACTGGCAATACTTTTTAAGATTTTCCTATGTTCTATCCTTGGGGGATCAATAAACCAAATCACCTATGTAGTAGGCCTAAAACATTGTAACACCACTGTGGCCTCAGCGTTAACAAATTTAACTCCTGCCTTCACTTTTATTCTTGCTGTCCTCACTCGACATGAAATAGTGAGCTTTAGGAGGAGGGCTGGAATTGCAAAAATACTCGGTACTTTACTGAGCATCGGAGGTGCAATGATGTTATCAGTTTACCATGGTCCGATAGTGCCCATTGGCCAACCAAAGATTCACTGGACATTTCTAGAGGACATTACAGCCAACAAAAGCAGTACAGGCCAACATAATTACTTGGGTCCTCTGCTTGTCGTGACCAGTGCTCTATCCTGGTCTATCTGGTCAATAGTCCAAACAAAAGTAAACCTTGAGTATGCAGCCACATATTCAAGCACAGCCTTGATGTGCTTGATGTCCAGCTGCATATGCTTGGTAATTGGCTTTATCATTGACCACGATAAGTCTGACTGGTCATTGACAAGCAGCGGCATTAGAGCTATCTCCTCAGTTTATTCAGGCGTTTTCTGCTCAGCCCTATCATATTTCGTGATGAGCTGGTGCATCGAGAGGAAGGGTGCATTTTTTGTGTCCATCTTCAATCCCTTACCAATCATCATTGTTGCCATATGCAGTTGGCTCCTACTTGGAGAAAAGATATTCACAGGAACAGTCGTAGGATCAAGCCTAATTATTTTGGGACTGTTTACAGTGTTATGGGGTAATTGGTTCGAGTCCAAGCAAGAAAAGGTATGGCCAGGGGAACATTTGGAGTCTAGGAAAGAAGATTTGACAAAGGCGTCACCAGTTTAG